TTGTCATCGGTGGCGGCGTCTCGCAAATTGGAAAACCGCTTTTTGATAGGTTGCAATTCGCTGTGGACACCAATCCTTTTCGCAGTCCATCGCTTCCTTCGGTCAAAGTTCTTCCGGCCAAACTTGGAACCCGGGCTGGAGTCATTGGCGCAGCTCTCCTTCCGCGCAGCAGGTTTGCTTCGATGATGGCGGGGACGCGCTAAAAGGCCCTTATCCAACTTGTCCCGATGCCGGGCAAGGCGAACGTCTGAGTTCCTCTGGTAACAAGCAAAATAATTGCTTGAGTATTCATAATAGATGTAATAGACTCCGTATCAGTCTATGAATTGCCAGATTTGACCCGACGTGGTGAGGGAGAAATGTGAACGATGAATTCGCCAGGAACGAAAAGAACATTAACCAAACTTCTTTGGATTGCTTCAATCGCTTCCGTCGTGACCGCAGGCGGAATTTCCGTGGCTTTTGCCACGACTGGAACACCGACAACTGGAACGGCCCTAACGACAACCCAGAGTACATACGGAGTGAATAATACGGGCTCGGGAGTAAGCGCGACGAACCCACAGGATGTAGCTGCTGCCAAAAGTGACTTGTCTTCCTACTTAAACTCGGTGCAGTCACTCATCGCGAGCGACCCCGCACTTGCACAAACCGGTGCTGGAGCAAAGGTGAAAGAGCAGCAACAGGTTCTAAGCAGTATGTCTGATACGTCGCTGCAGGCCTTTTACGCCTTTGTGCAATCTCATCCAGGATGGAAGAACTGGGTCACGCAGGAGCAAACCGTTTTGCAGAATGTCCAAGCCCTTGAAAAGAAGGCAAGTATCCAAGTCGGGACGCCCTCTTCCGGGACCTCCAATAGCAGCACAGCGAGCACGAACACCCAGAACACCAACTCGTCCATACCAGCGTCAGGCACGGGTCATTTGTTACCGTCAAGTACGAGCTCTACCAGTACCACAGTTACCGCGACTTCATCAACGACGGACACGCTGACCGTAACGATTAACCCAACCATCAACCCGGTGAACACTTCACAAGGTAACTCGCAAACCATTTCAGACCCAACCGTGATTAACTACACAAATGTCCCAGCTTATCCTACTCCGAATCAAGCCTTCAGTGCTCAGTTGGCGGCAGATTTAATGGGCCTCGGGGCCAATATCGCGCAGTCCGCGGCTGGTGATGCGCCTGCGGAACTGATTGTGGTTGCTGTTGGTGAAGGTTCTGCTGTGCCCGATCCCGCTCGTATTGCCGCAGAGGCGGTGGCCATTGGGCTCTATTCGGCTCAGGAGGGCTTGCAAGAAACAGCCAATTACCTGAACATGCAAATGACAAATAACAATAATACCCAAGCAGGTGACTTGGCTAGCCTATCGACAAACATGTATAACAATTTACTCACGACGATGGCCAACGTCGCCACGGTGAATAATAACATCAACACCGTGAATCAAAACATTGCGACGTTGAACAGCAACGTGAGTGTCGTCGACAAACATGTCCAAACCCTTTCCTATCGGGACATTGAGCAAGACCTGGCGAACAATGTTGACCTCGTCAGTCTCTACTTACCTGTAAAAGACGGGGGTCACTTAGAAGACGTGGAAAACTTTGTTCAAACCCTGATTAATGAATCCTCTGCCGCCGGGTTAAAAACAAATCAGGCGCAGAAGTTCTTTACTGAAGGTCAAACCAATATCACTGCTGGCGCTTACAAGAAAGCTTACATGAATTTCGTTCAGGCTTATCAACAACTGCAAGCTGGAGCGAACCCGTAAACACACTCAAGCACCTTGTACGATAAAGCGCGTAATCTCACATCGTACAAATTTCTTCTCGCACACACTGAAGAGCGCTGAAGAGAAGCAAATTTCCGTTGCAAAATGGAGCGGTATTCAACAGGCAAAACCCTCAGTACGCGACCGAAGCGCGACTGAGGGTTTTGTGCGGATATGTGCAGTTTTCGCGAGTTGTTCAGACGCAAACGGCCCATATACGTTGTTGTTAGAGGTGGGCTTGTGTGCGAGGGCGCTTTAGCTTTCGAGAGCTGTGGAACAAACCAGGGCGTCTAAACAAGGCTTTCAGCCTTTCTCCAACAAAAGACTTGCCTAAACAACCAAACTACGCCAACCGTGAATGGTAATAAATCCGTCGTGAAAATGTAGATCATTTCACAGTATATGCCGTGTAAAAATTTAGGATGGTTGTCTCCAGACTGTGGTCTGACGTCAGCATCGTCATCTCTTCATGCCCAAAGAAGATATTTTGGTTTGTTCCACCGGGCTGCATATAAGCAATTCCATTCGTCTCATATCCCGCGGAAGGTGGATATAAGGCGTACGACATGCTGTTTTGGTTTATCTGATACTCTCCTTTGAAAGCAACGGGTGACTGTGTCGGGAACCCTTGCTGTGCAGCCCACTGCTGCATGTTTGGAAAATATGTTGCGATGTCGCTTATCGAACATCCGGCACATCCGCCGTCATCTGAAACCGTGAGTTTTTGCGTAACATCCGTTGGCGATTGAATTGTAAAGCTCTCGGACCCATCCGCTCCAATCAGTGCAGAGGTAGCTATCCACCCTCTTGGTCCCAAAAACAAAAATCCTTGGTTAGAGTCTGTTCCTTCGTTAACCCAGTAGGCGGCGAGTTGGCTCACCTGGGAACTTGGTATGTTGAAGTGAATCGGTGGGATTTGAGAAGTGGGGTTCACTGATGGATGGGTAGGGAAGGACACACCGTACTGTGATTTTATGCCAATCACAGGGAGAATTACGGTGGTCCCATTGTCCTCAACAAATGTGACCGTAGGCCCTGAGACCTTCGGCTTTGAAACAGCTTGCTCGGAAGGTACGTTTATGGTGCCAAGTGAAATGAACTGTTCAGGTTCATTCAGTGGTTGGAAGGCTAATTTGGCTGCAATTGAACCCGTGAGCAGATTTGAATCGTCAAACAATAACGTTATCTGCACCTTTGAATTGGCAGGTATTTGGCTAGGGATCTGTGATTTCGTGGTTGGCGAGAACGCGTGTTCCCCACTCGTGAAAGCAAACTGCGATGCTTCGAGTGGAACTGCCATGTTGCGGGTATTTGAGAGCAACACAGACACCGATACTGTGGTTCCGTTTATAGTGACTTTAGGATCAGTCATGACCGGTTTCATGGGCCTGGTTGTTGT
The Alicyclobacillus curvatus genome window above contains:
- a CDS encoding DUF4850 domain-containing protein, which gives rise to MTDPKVTINGTTVSVSVLLSNTRNMAVPLEASQFAFTSGEHAFSPTTKSQIPSQIPANSKVQITLLFDDSNLLTGSIAAKLAFQPLNEPEQFISLGTINVPSEQAVSKPKVSGPTVTFVEDNGTTVILPVIGIKSQYGVSFPTHPSVNPTSQIPPIHFNIPSSQVSQLAAYWVNEGTDSNQGFLFLGPRGWIATSALIGADGSESFTIQSPTDVTQKLTVSDDGGCAGCSISDIATYFPNMQQWAAQQGFPTQSPVAFKGEYQINQNSMSYALYPPSAGYETNGIAYMQPGGTNQNIFFGHEEMTMLTSDHSLETTILNFYTAYTVK